The proteins below are encoded in one region of Dioscorea cayenensis subsp. rotundata cultivar TDr96_F1 chromosome 18, TDr96_F1_v2_PseudoChromosome.rev07_lg8_w22 25.fasta, whole genome shotgun sequence:
- the LOC120283042 gene encoding putative pentatricopeptide repeat-containing protein At1g09680 yields the protein MRQSAKIPAKLSPWFTPPSPLEQADPIIVSISEAIANSSSTPLSHSLKRLLPSLTTSHFLSLLSSNPLSLPPSSLLSFFHFLLSRPLFRHTPLSFLSMVHHLLSHRHSSDANSILRLLVSRSGRHSAPSLFSAALQVSPSPSSLLSLLITSYAELGFVGDAIQCLRLTRKHSLPLPLRSCSSLLERLVASDSPAATWSFYSEILGYGFPPKVSTFNMLMHSFCKEGKIRDAHLMFDEIPKWGARPTVVSFNTLINGYCKIGDLDAGFGLKLRMLELGVLPDVFTYSVLIKGLCKVGRTDDANKMFEEMCERGLVPNSIVFTTLIDGYCKVGKVEAGMEVFEGMMRRGVQPDLITFNALVNGLCKVGDLREAKKVVEVMMRNGLEPDKVTYTTLIDGCCKEGDLETALGIKKKMIVEGIELDDVTFTALISGLSREAWVADAERTLHEMVNAGIVPDEVTYTMVIDAFCKKGEVKAGFELLKEMQSKGLRPGVVTYNVLMNGLCKLGQMKNANMLLNAMLNVEVVPDDVTYNILLEGHCKHGDVEDCEKLRSEKGMISDFAAYTSLINESLKKQRRKQSK from the coding sequence ATGCGCCAATCAGCCAAAATTCCCGCCAAGCTCTCGCCATGGTTTACCCCTCCATCACCACTCGAGCAAGCGGACCCCATCATCGTCTCCATCTCCGAAGCCATTGCCAACTCCTCCAGCACCCCTCTCTCCCATTCCCTCAAGCGCCTTCTCCCCTCTCTCACCACCTCCCACTTCCTCTCCCTCCTCTCCTCCAACCCCCTTTCCCTCCCTCCCTCCTCCCTCCTCTCCTTCTTCCATTTCCTTCTCTCCCGCCCCCTCTTCCGCCACACTCCCCTCTCCTTCCTTTCCATGGTCCACCACCTCCTCTCCCACCGCCACTCCTCCGACGCCAACTCTATCCTCCGCCTTCTTGTTTCCCGCTCTGGCCGCCACTCAGCACCCTCTCTGTTCTCCGCGGCTCTTCAGGTATCACCTTCCCCTTCCTCCCTCCTCTCCCTCCTCATCACTTCCTACGCTGAACTCGGCTTCGTTGGGGACGCCATTCAATGCCTTCGGCTCACTCGCAAGCACAGTCTCCCTTTGCCATTGCGTTCGTGTTCCAGCTTGCTTGAGCGTCTGGTGGCCTCTGATTCCCCTGCCGCCACTTGGTCTTTCTATTCTGAGATCCTTGGGTACGGTTTTCCGCCTAAAGTTTCGACCTTTAACATGCTGATGCATTCTTTCTGTAAGGAGGGGAAGATCCGGGATGCTCATCTTATGTTCGATGAAATTCCCAAGTGGGGAGCCAGGCCTACTGTTGTTAGTTTCAATACTCTGATCAACGGGTATTGCAAAATCGGAGATTTGGATGCTGGATTTGGTTTGAAGTTGAGGATGCTGGAGCTTGGTGTTCTGCCTGATGTTTTCACTTACAGTGTTTTGATTAAGGGGCTTTGCAAGGTCGGGAGGACGGATGATGCGAACAAGATGTTCGAGGAAATGTGTGAGAGAGGACTGGTGCCGAACAGTATTGTGTTTACAACGTTGATTGATGGGTATTGTAAGGTTGGGAAAGTTGAGGCTGGGATGGAGGTTTTTGAAGGAATGATGAGGAGAGGAGTTCAGCCAGATTTGATAACGTTCAATGCACTTGTGAATGGGCTTTGCAAGGTCGGGGATTTGAGAGAGGCGAAGAAGGTTGTTGAGGTGATGATGAGGAATGGTTTGGAGCCAGACAAAGTGACTTATACAACACTTATTGACGGATGTTGTAAGGAGGGGGATTTGGAGACAGCTTTGGGTATCAAAAAGAAGATGATAGTCGAAGGGATTGAATTGGATGACGTGACATTCACAGCACTTATTTCAGGGCTTAGTAGAGAAGCTTGGGTTGCAGATGCCGAAAGAACACTACATGAAATGGTGAATGCTGGTATTGTCCCTGATGAGGTAACATATACCATGGTGATTGATGCCTTCTGTAAAAAGGGTGAGGTTAAGGCTGGTTTTGAATTGCTTAAGGAGATGCAAAGCAAAGGGCTTAGGCCTGGTGTAGTCACATATAATGTGCTTATGAATGGGCTTTGCAAGCTTGGACAGATGAAGAATGCTAATATGCTTTTGAATGCCATGCTTAATGTGGAAGTGGTGCCGGATGATGTGACCTATAACATCCTTTTGGAGGGTCACTGCAAGCACGGGGATGTTGAGGACTGTGAGAAATTAAGGAGTGAAAAAGGAATGATTTCAGATTTTGCAGCTTATACATCATTAATAAATGAGTCGCTCAAGAAGCAACGGCGTAAACAAAGTAAATAG